A stretch of the Lactuca sativa cultivar Salinas chromosome 9, Lsat_Salinas_v11, whole genome shotgun sequence genome encodes the following:
- the LOC111898963 gene encoding gamma-glutamyl hydrolase 2 isoform X1, with protein sequence MITLLPAIVHSHFSHVKTQNTTNHRLRTPPSPMTPSHQPPPPPPPPSSPVSTASKHITTSNSASTSSPTPSDVWNYVWIPFLISLCKEVSSAKPSSESTNVLTSDSVSRLSSTCPTTDSKLNFRPIIGILSHPGDGASGRLNNAANASYIAASYVKFVESAGARVIPLIYNEAPEILQSKLNLVNGVLFTGGWAKSGLYAEVVEGIFKQVLKKNDEGDHFPLLAICLGFELLTMIVSKVSHVQIYICNNKILEQFSASDQASTLQFMTNIEGTVFQRFPADLLAKLSTDCLVMQNHKYGISPETFQENTKLCNFFKILTTSIDQDNKVYVSTVQSQRYPITAVQWHPEKNAFEWGLSKIPHSDDAVQVTQHVANFFVSEARKSLNRPPVRKVLDNLIYNYSPTYCGKAGKGYDEVYIFTENLARI encoded by the exons ATGATCACGTTACTACCGGCAATCGTACACTCTCACTTCTCCCATGTCAAAACTCAAAACACCACAAACCACCGCCTCCGTACACCTCCTTCTCCGATGACACCGTCACatcaaccaccaccaccgccaccgccTCCCTCCTCACCTGTGTCCACCGCTAGCAAACACATTACCACCTCGAATTCTGCCTCCACATCCTCTCCCACCCCATCGGATGTGTGGAACTACGTCTGGATTCCTTTTCTGATTTCTCTCTGTAAAGAAGTTAGTTCTGCTAAACCTTCTTCCGAGTCAACTAACGTCTTGACTTCTGACTCCGTTTCCAGACTGTCGTCTACGTGTCCTACGACGGATTCCAAGCTGAATTTCCGTCCGATCATCGGAATTCTAAGCCATCCAGGCGATGGTGCCTCCGGTCGACTTAATAATGCCGCCAATGCTTCGTATATTGCTGCCTCTTATGTAAAGTTCGTTGAATCAGCTGGTGCTAGGGTTATTCCACTCATCTATAACGAAGCTCCTGAGATTTTACAAAGC AAACTAAATCTCGTCAATGGAGTGCTTTTCACTGGTGGATGGGCTAAGAGTGGCCTCTACGCTGAAGTTGTTGAGGGAATTTTTAAG CAAGTCCTGAAGAAGAATGATGAAGGAGACCATTTTCCATTACTTGCAATTTGCTTAGGTTTTGAACTCTTAACTATGATTGTTAGCAAAGTAAGCCATGTTCAGATATATATATGT AATAATAAAATCCTTGAACAATTTAGTGCATCAGATCAAGCATCCACGCTTCAATTCATGACAAACATAGAAGGAACAGTGTTTCAAAG ATTTCCTGCTGATTTGCTTGCAAAGTTGAGTACAGATTGCCTTGTGATGCAAAACCATAAA TATGGTATTTCTCCAGAAACATTTCAAGAAAACACAAAATTGTGTAATTTCTTTAAGATCTTGACAACCAGCATTGACCAAGATAACAAG GTTTATGTATCAACAGTTCAATCACAAAGATATCCAATTACAGCTGTCCAGTGGCACCCAGAG AAAAATGCTTTTGAGTGGGGCTTATCGAAGATTCCACATTCGGATGATGCTGTTCAAGTGACTCAACATGTTGCCAACTTCTTTGTGAG TGAAGCTAGAAAATCGTTAAACAGACCGCCTGTAAGAAAAGTGCTGGATAATCTTATTTACAATTACAGTCCCACTTATTGTGGGAAGGCCGG GAAAGGATATGATGAGGTTTACATCTTCACGGAAAACCTTGCACGAATTTAG
- the LOC111898963 gene encoding gamma-glutamyl hydrolase 2 isoform X2: MITLLPAIVHSHFSHVKTQNTTNHRLRTPPSPMTPSHQPPPPPPPPSSPVSTASKHITTSNSASTSSPTPSDVWNYVWIPFLISLCKEVSSAKPSSESTNVLTSDSVSRLSSTCPTTDSKLNFRPIIGILSHPGDGASGRLNNAANASYIAASYVKFVESAGARVIPLIYNEAPEILQSKLNLVNGVLFTGGWAKSGLYAEVVEGIFKQVLKKNDEGDHFPLLAICLGFELLTMIVSKNNKILEQFSASDQASTLQFMTNIEGTVFQRFPADLLAKLSTDCLVMQNHKYGISPETFQENTKLCNFFKILTTSIDQDNKVYVSTVQSQRYPITAVQWHPEKNAFEWGLSKIPHSDDAVQVTQHVANFFVSEARKSLNRPPVRKVLDNLIYNYSPTYCGKAGKGYDEVYIFTENLARI; this comes from the exons ATGATCACGTTACTACCGGCAATCGTACACTCTCACTTCTCCCATGTCAAAACTCAAAACACCACAAACCACCGCCTCCGTACACCTCCTTCTCCGATGACACCGTCACatcaaccaccaccaccgccaccgccTCCCTCCTCACCTGTGTCCACCGCTAGCAAACACATTACCACCTCGAATTCTGCCTCCACATCCTCTCCCACCCCATCGGATGTGTGGAACTACGTCTGGATTCCTTTTCTGATTTCTCTCTGTAAAGAAGTTAGTTCTGCTAAACCTTCTTCCGAGTCAACTAACGTCTTGACTTCTGACTCCGTTTCCAGACTGTCGTCTACGTGTCCTACGACGGATTCCAAGCTGAATTTCCGTCCGATCATCGGAATTCTAAGCCATCCAGGCGATGGTGCCTCCGGTCGACTTAATAATGCCGCCAATGCTTCGTATATTGCTGCCTCTTATGTAAAGTTCGTTGAATCAGCTGGTGCTAGGGTTATTCCACTCATCTATAACGAAGCTCCTGAGATTTTACAAAGC AAACTAAATCTCGTCAATGGAGTGCTTTTCACTGGTGGATGGGCTAAGAGTGGCCTCTACGCTGAAGTTGTTGAGGGAATTTTTAAG CAAGTCCTGAAGAAGAATGATGAAGGAGACCATTTTCCATTACTTGCAATTTGCTTAGGTTTTGAACTCTTAACTATGATTGTTAGCAAA AATAATAAAATCCTTGAACAATTTAGTGCATCAGATCAAGCATCCACGCTTCAATTCATGACAAACATAGAAGGAACAGTGTTTCAAAG ATTTCCTGCTGATTTGCTTGCAAAGTTGAGTACAGATTGCCTTGTGATGCAAAACCATAAA TATGGTATTTCTCCAGAAACATTTCAAGAAAACACAAAATTGTGTAATTTCTTTAAGATCTTGACAACCAGCATTGACCAAGATAACAAG GTTTATGTATCAACAGTTCAATCACAAAGATATCCAATTACAGCTGTCCAGTGGCACCCAGAG AAAAATGCTTTTGAGTGGGGCTTATCGAAGATTCCACATTCGGATGATGCTGTTCAAGTGACTCAACATGTTGCCAACTTCTTTGTGAG TGAAGCTAGAAAATCGTTAAACAGACCGCCTGTAAGAAAAGTGCTGGATAATCTTATTTACAATTACAGTCCCACTTATTGTGGGAAGGCCGG GAAAGGATATGATGAGGTTTACATCTTCACGGAAAACCTTGCACGAATTTAG